A window of the Planctomycetia bacterium genome harbors these coding sequences:
- a CDS encoding S41 family peptidase has product MLRQRMVVRFAALVSTALVSTVTMLGVLFADEPKPPVKQPATESKPAESKPAEKKSAEKAKSDDGDAAKDEEYYELYKVFSETMFQVEQNYVKKVDRRKLMEAAIRGLLDELDPYSNFIGPKEIDRFKSSVESQFGGIGIQISHDDGDLRVLSPLVGSPAYLAGLEAGDHIIEVDGKPTEGLSLDEAVRKLKGEPGTKVKLTVMHVRSRKRETLTIERKIIEVETVLGDARGADDRWNFMLDPEKKIGYVRLTSFSRDTAEDLEAAMKTLKSQGLKGLVIDLRFNPGGLLKSAIEISDMFVSEGKIVSTKGRNTVERPVVARKAGTYEGFPIAVLVNRYSASASEIVSACLQDHKRAIVVGERTWGKGSVQNVIDLEDGHSALKLTTAAYMRPSGQNIHRFPDSKETDEWGVMPDKGYELKLGDSELSDLVRVRRDRDLLLVSHSPAISREESKPRTVDADDDSKDAPKKEAKEDKSDPKTESKKPVKAAPGALSPADPKKKEFIDRQLQKALEYLSNQSNAQAKAE; this is encoded by the coding sequence ATGCTGCGTCAACGGATGGTCGTGCGTTTTGCTGCTTTGGTTTCGACAGCTTTGGTTTCGACAGTGACGATGCTCGGTGTGTTATTCGCCGACGAACCGAAGCCCCCCGTGAAGCAGCCGGCGACCGAATCGAAGCCCGCTGAATCGAAGCCTGCCGAAAAGAAATCGGCCGAGAAGGCGAAGAGCGACGACGGTGATGCAGCTAAAGACGAAGAATACTACGAACTCTACAAAGTCTTTTCGGAGACGATGTTTCAGGTCGAACAAAACTATGTGAAGAAGGTCGATCGCCGAAAATTGATGGAAGCTGCCATTCGCGGCCTGCTCGACGAATTGGATCCCTATTCCAATTTCATCGGCCCGAAGGAAATCGATCGCTTTAAATCGAGCGTCGAAAGCCAGTTCGGCGGAATCGGCATTCAAATCTCGCACGACGACGGCGACTTGCGGGTCTTGAGTCCGCTGGTCGGCAGCCCTGCCTATCTTGCAGGTCTCGAAGCCGGCGACCACATCATCGAGGTCGATGGTAAGCCGACGGAAGGCCTGAGCCTGGACGAAGCGGTAAGGAAGCTCAAGGGGGAGCCTGGCACGAAGGTCAAGTTGACCGTTATGCACGTTCGTTCGCGGAAGCGTGAGACGCTGACGATCGAACGGAAGATCATCGAAGTCGAGACGGTGCTGGGCGATGCGCGCGGAGCCGACGATCGTTGGAACTTCATGCTCGATCCGGAAAAGAAGATCGGCTACGTCCGGCTGACCTCGTTCAGCCGCGACACGGCTGAAGACCTCGAAGCCGCGATGAAAACCCTTAAATCCCAGGGTTTAAAGGGGCTCGTGATCGACTTGCGCTTCAATCCCGGGGGCTTGTTGAAGTCCGCGATCGAAATTTCCGACATGTTCGTTTCCGAAGGAAAGATCGTCAGCACGAAGGGGCGCAATACGGTCGAGCGACCGGTCGTGGCTCGCAAAGCCGGAACTTACGAAGGCTTTCCGATCGCCGTGCTGGTGAACCGATATAGCGCCAGCGCCAGCGAAATCGTGTCGGCTTGCTTGCAAGATCATAAGCGGGCCATCGTCGTCGGCGAACGGACTTGGGGTAAGGGAAGCGTGCAGAACGTCATTGATTTGGAAGACGGCCACAGTGCGCTCAAGCTCACAACCGCCGCCTACATGCGACCGAGCGGCCAAAACATCCATCGTTTTCCTGACTCCAAAGAAACCGACGAATGGGGCGTGATGCCGGACAAGGGCTATGAGCTCAAACTCGGCGATTCGGAACTGAGCGATTTGGTGCGTGTTCGCCGCGATCGCGACCTGCTGCTCGTGAGCCACTCGCCGGCGATCAGTCGCGAAGAGTCGAAGCCACGGACGGTCGACGCCGACGACGACTCCAAGGATGCTCCGAAGAAAGAAGCCAAGGAAGACAAGAGCGATCCTAAGACCGAATCTAAAAAGCCGGTCAAAGCAGCCCCGGGCGCACTTTCGCCGGCCGACCCGAAGAAGAAAGAGTTCATTGATCGCCAGTTGCAAAAGGCGCTTGAATATCTCTCGAACCAATCGAACGCCCAGGCGAAGGCGGAGTGA
- the tsaD gene encoding tRNA (adenosine(37)-N6)-threonylcarbamoyltransferase complex transferase subunit TsaD, giving the protein MLLILETTCDETAAAVVDERLQVRGSSVATQDALHRRFGGVVPEIASRAHVERILPVVDEALRKADAKLADITAVAVANTPGLAGSLLVGVAAAKTFALALGVPLVAVNHVHAHIYACRIAAGEEVFPCVGFVVSGGHTTLFDCVSPLEFQVLGGTLDDAAGEAFDKTASLLGLPYPGGPWIEKAARDGDCEAFRFPRTFLKEDRLEFSFSGIKTAVRYAIAPQGSVPQGGAVEPPPVGSKLLADLAASFEQAIADVLVGKAEQALKRTGRKTLCVGGGVAANTRFRELLTTRMKRRGTKLHIAPRELCTDNAVMGAIAWERLRAGLVETLELDVMPGLQR; this is encoded by the coding sequence ATGCTTCTGATTCTGGAAACCACTTGCGATGAGACGGCGGCGGCGGTCGTCGACGAACGTTTGCAGGTGCGCGGTTCGAGCGTGGCGACGCAAGACGCATTGCATCGGCGCTTCGGCGGCGTGGTGCCCGAGATCGCTTCGCGAGCGCATGTCGAACGGATCTTGCCAGTGGTCGACGAAGCATTGCGAAAGGCCGACGCCAAGCTCGCCGACATCACGGCCGTCGCCGTGGCGAATACGCCGGGGTTGGCGGGGTCGCTGTTGGTCGGCGTTGCCGCGGCGAAGACTTTCGCCTTGGCGCTCGGGGTGCCGCTCGTCGCCGTGAACCATGTGCATGCCCATATTTACGCTTGCCGCATCGCGGCCGGGGAAGAGGTGTTTCCCTGCGTCGGCTTCGTCGTCAGCGGCGGACACACGACGCTATTCGACTGCGTTTCGCCCCTCGAATTCCAGGTACTCGGCGGCACCCTCGACGATGCGGCCGGGGAAGCGTTCGACAAGACCGCCAGTTTGCTCGGTCTTCCTTATCCCGGCGGCCCTTGGATCGAGAAGGCGGCGCGCGACGGCGATTGCGAGGCGTTTCGCTTCCCTCGCACTTTCCTCAAAGAAGACCGTTTGGAGTTCAGCTTCAGCGGTATTAAGACGGCGGTGCGCTACGCCATCGCGCCGCAAGGCTCGGTTCCTCAGGGAGGAGCGGTCGAGCCGCCGCCGGTCGGTTCGAAACTACTCGCCGATTTAGCGGCCAGCTTCGAGCAAGCGATCGCCGATGTGCTGGTCGGTAAAGCGGAGCAGGCATTGAAGCGGACGGGCCGAAAAACGCTTTGCGTCGGCGGCGGGGTGGCGGCGAACACGCGGTTTCGCGAGCTGCTCACAACGCGAATGAAACGCCGCGGCACGAAGTTGCACATCGCCCCGCGCGAGCTTTGCACCGACAACGCCGTAATGGGAGCCATCGCTTGGGAGCGGCTTCGGGCCGGACTCGTCGAAACTCTCGAACTTGATGTCATGCCCGGGTTGCAACGCTGA